The following are encoded together in the Colius striatus isolate bColStr4 chromosome 5, bColStr4.1.hap1, whole genome shotgun sequence genome:
- the ANKMY2 gene encoding ankyrin repeat and MYND domain-containing protein 2 translates to MAPARKGDLSSEEKDLLGVIATGNTEEAGRLLGSKNVRVNCLDEHGMTPLMHAAYKGKVDMCRLLLRHGADVNCNEHEHGYTALMFAGLSGNKEITWMMLEAGADTDVVNSVGRTAAQMAAFVGQHDCVTVINNFFPRERLDYYTKPQGLDKEPKLPVKLAGPLHKIITTTNMHPVKIVLLVKENPLLAEVEALQKCYRVLDLICEKCMKQKDMNEVLAMKMHYISCIFQRCITFLKEREDKLDGFIKSLLKGREKDGFPVYQEKLIRESIRKFPYCEATLLQQLVRSIAPVEIGSDPTAFSVLTQAITGQVGFVDAEFCTTCGGKGADKRCSVCKMVMYCDQNCQKIHWFTHKKVCKTLKEIHEKQELEAAKEKKKQEKTQKKDEVQLVEGSGATEEQSDPDLEATKEMDPSHATDQTEKPEFTKETEAQALHPENPLESATGLADIALQKIQDPEE, encoded by the exons CATGGCATGACCCCTCTGATGCATGCTGCCTACAAAGGGAAAGTGGACATGTGCAGGTTGCTCTTGCGACATGGGGCTGATGTTAACTGCAACGAACATGAGCATGGATATACTGCCTTGATGTTTGCTGGGCTTTCAG gaaacaaagaaatcacCTGGATGATGTTAGAAGCTGGAGCAGACACTGATGTTGTCAACTCTGTGGGAAGGACAGCAGCTCAGATGGCTGCTTTCGTGG GTCAACATGACTGTGTGACTGTCATCAACAACTTCTTTCCACGTGAAAGGCTGGATTACTACACTAAACCACAAGGCTTAGATAAAGAACCAAAACTGCCAGTGAAATTAGCTGGGCCTCTACATAAAATTATTACTACTACTAACATGCATCCTGTTAAG ATTGTGTTACTGGTGAAAGAGAACCCTCTATTGGCCGAAGTAGAAGCACTGCAGAAATGTTACAGGGTTCTGGATCTAATTTGTGAGAAATGTATGAAGCAGAAGGATATGAATGAAGTACTTGCTATGAAAATGCACTACATCAGTTGCATCTTCCAGAGATGTATTACTTTCTTAAAAGAGCGAGAGGATAAACTAGATGGATTTATCAAAAG tctcttgaaagggagagagaaagatggTTTCCCTGTGTATCAAGAGAAGCTAATTCGAGAAAGTATCCGAAAGTTTCCTTACTGTGAAGCTACATTGCTCCAGCAGCTTGTGAGAAGTATTGCTCCTGTTGAAATA GGTTCTGATCCTACTGCTTTTTCTGTACTTACACAAGCTATTACTGGCCAAGTGGGTTTTGTGGATGCTGAATTCTGTACAACTTGTGGGGGAAAAGGAGCAGACAAAAGATGTTCAGTGTGTAAAATG GTGATGTACTGCGACCAGAACTGCCAGAAAATACACTGGTTTACCCACAAGAAAGTCTGCAAGACCTTGAAGGAAATTCATGAGAAACAAGAATTAGAAGctgccaaagaaaaaaagaaacaagaaaaaacgcAAAAGAAAG ATGAAGTGCAACTAGTAGAGGGTAGTGGTGCAACTGAAGAACAGTCAGATCCTGATCTGGAAGCTACCAAAGAAATGGATCCAAGTCATGCAACTGACCAAACAGAAAAACCTGAATTTACCAAAGAGACAGAGGCACAGGCTCTGCATCCTGAAAATCCACTGGAGAGTGCAACTGGCTTAGCTGACATTGCTCTTCAAAAAATTCAAGATCCTGAGGAGTAA
- the LRRC72 gene encoding leucine-rich repeat-containing protein 72 produces the protein MAAAASAGEQAIEKQLKICGFKRNGDVLVLCLAGQGLRSIPSLSQFHRLKYLWINSNKIQDLTFLIKNYCLTELYLNNNELTDVSGALKHLHSLEILLLHNNQLKQLDKTVKELKGMISLKTLNLFHNPLAQDPDYRLYVIYLLPSVQLLDRKLVTQKERQSALHLHNHERSCVVQSVAFGKRVNTPLRTTVGFSRSTQPARRLMMPSGYEFGNHTNKVPFENPEDAILHRAMTRSLMEFSSVDWNKVATCQERRLLKSGEHHEKLTVQFR, from the exons ATGGCGGCGGCCGCCAGCGCCGGTGAGCAG GCAATAGAAAAACAGCTGAAGATCTGCGGCTTTAAGAGGAATGGGGATGTCTTGGTATTGTGTCTGGCTGGACA AGGACTAAGAAGTATCCCAAGTCTATCACAATTTCATAGGTTGAAGTATTTGTGGATTAACAGCAATAAG ATCCAAGATTTAACTTTCTTGATCAAAAACTATTGCTTGACTGAACTCTATCTCAACAATAACGAACTGACAGATGTATCAG GTGCTCTGAAACACTTACATTCGTTAGAGATTCTGTTGCTTCACAACAACCAGCTAAAACAACTTGACAAAACAGTGAAGGAATTGAAAGGAATGATAAGCTTGAAGACCCTAA ATCTATTCCATAACCCTCTGGCACAAGACCCAGACTACAGGCTTTATGTGATATACTTACTTCCTTCAGTACAGCTCCTTGACAGAAAGT TAGTTACACAGAAAGAAAGGCAGTCAGCACTTCATCTTCATAACCATGAAAGGTCTTGTGTCGTGCAGTCAGTAGCTTTTGGAAAGAGAGTAAACACACCCCTGAGGACCACAGTGGGATTTAGCAGAAGCACTCAACCAGCCAGAAGACTGATGATGCCCTCAG GTTATGAATTTGGAAATCACACAAATAA AGTACCCTTTGAGAACCCTGAAGATGCCATTTTACATCGGGCAATGACAAGATCTCTAATGGAATTTTCCTCTGTTGATTGGAACAAAGTAGCCACCTGTCAAGAAAGACGGCTTCTCAAATCAGGAGAACACCATGAGAAGCTGACTGTCCAATTTAGATAA